In Fervidobacterium nodosum Rt17-B1, one genomic interval encodes:
- a CDS encoding ABC transporter permease subunit, which yields MNRKISLKNILLSNIVPIAFFILTLGAVIVAKIPILFLLSEIVRRISRNTFLVLALIIPVVAGLGLNFAIVLGAMAAQASLFFVVDWGITGIKGILLAMLMASVLSIGLGWLVGRTLNRAKGREMITSMILGFFANGVYQLIFLFFIGSLIPYSKKAFLLPQGVGLRNTVDLYGVVDGALNNIWIVSIKFINVYMIPLFIIVGLCLLITFLLKTKLGQDFKAVGQDMHVAQTAGINVDKTRITAIIISTVLAAIGQIIYLQDIGTINTYNSHEQIGLFSIAALLVGGASTRKANIWNAIIGVILFHTLFIVAPSAGNRLFGQPQIGEFFREFVAYAVIAFALAMHGWKTRKGIH from the coding sequence ATGAATAGAAAAATTAGTCTTAAAAATATACTCTTAAGCAATATAGTTCCTATTGCGTTTTTTATTTTAACGCTTGGTGCAGTAATCGTCGCAAAAATCCCAATATTATTTTTACTATCAGAGATTGTTAGAAGGATAAGTCGAAATACATTCTTAGTATTAGCTTTGATAATACCAGTTGTTGCAGGACTTGGTTTGAACTTTGCAATCGTACTTGGAGCAATGGCCGCTCAAGCTTCGTTATTTTTCGTAGTTGATTGGGGAATAACAGGTATCAAAGGTATATTACTTGCGATGCTTATGGCTAGTGTACTTTCCATAGGATTAGGTTGGCTCGTTGGACGAACACTTAATAGGGCAAAGGGAAGAGAAATGATTACTTCTATGATTCTCGGATTTTTTGCAAACGGTGTTTATCAATTGATTTTCCTTTTCTTCATTGGTTCGCTTATACCTTATTCGAAAAAAGCATTCCTTTTACCACAAGGTGTTGGACTTAGAAATACAGTCGACCTCTACGGAGTCGTTGATGGAGCACTTAACAACATATGGATAGTAAGCATAAAATTCATAAACGTTTACATGATTCCTTTATTCATAATTGTTGGACTATGCTTATTAATTACATTTTTACTTAAAACTAAGCTTGGTCAGGATTTTAAGGCAGTTGGTCAGGATATGCACGTTGCTCAAACTGCTGGAATCAATGTTGATAAGACAAGAATTACTGCAATAATAATATCAACAGTTCTTGCAGCAATAGGTCAGATAATATACTTACAAGATATAGGAACAATAAATACATACAACAGTCATGAGCAAATAGGTCTCTTCTCGATTGCCGCGCTCCTAGTCGGTGGTGCAAGTACAAGAAAAGCGAATATATGGAACGCAATAATTGGTGTTATCCTTTTCCACACACTCTTCATAGTCGCACCGAGTGCTGGAAACAGATTATTTGGTCAACCACAGATTGGTGAATTTTTCAGAGAATTTGTTGCATATGCAGTTATCGCATTTGCACTTGCAATGCACGGTTGGAAAACAAGAAAAGGAATACATTAA
- a CDS encoding iron-containing alcohol dehydrogenase family protein encodes MSFFMPTKVLYGKDTVLKNRELIRNLGENFLIITGKSSRRNGSLEDLLDVLEGKNVQIYDETPENPPTDIIKPIAQKYYDVDVVIGLGGGSPMDAAKAVAVLIENPHLSAEDLYDKTKYSRAKTIVCIPTTAGTGSEVTQYSVLTFNGKKRGFSHDCVFPKVSFVDYKYTMTLGKNLTISTALDALSHAMEGYISLKSTPFSDTLAIESMKIIKEYLPKLLDDPENEFYRERIMFASTLAGMVIAQTGTTIAHALGYNLTTDKDVKHGLATAVFLPFELREASKFVKEKVDTVLKIFDGSLYEFFALIGLRLDINVSDEEINKWANIASTASHIASTPGNYDLERIKLAYEEMREKFVF; translated from the coding sequence GTGTCTTTTTTTATGCCAACGAAAGTTTTATATGGTAAGGATACCGTCCTAAAAAATCGTGAACTAATAAGGAATTTAGGAGAGAATTTTTTGATAATTACAGGGAAAAGTTCACGTAGAAATGGAAGTTTGGAAGATCTATTGGATGTATTGGAAGGTAAAAATGTGCAGATATACGATGAAACTCCGGAAAATCCACCTACCGATATAATTAAACCTATCGCTCAAAAATATTACGATGTTGATGTGGTAATTGGACTTGGTGGAGGCAGTCCGATGGATGCTGCAAAAGCAGTTGCGGTTCTGATTGAAAATCCTCATTTGAGTGCAGAGGATTTATACGATAAGACGAAATACAGCAGAGCCAAAACAATAGTCTGTATACCGACGACGGCAGGGACTGGTAGTGAAGTTACTCAGTATTCCGTTTTAACTTTTAATGGTAAGAAGCGTGGTTTTTCTCATGACTGTGTATTCCCAAAAGTATCATTTGTTGATTACAAGTACACGATGACCTTAGGAAAGAATTTAACAATATCAACTGCACTTGATGCTTTGTCTCACGCTATGGAAGGTTATATATCTCTTAAATCTACACCATTTAGTGATACGTTAGCAATAGAGAGTATGAAAATAATAAAGGAATATCTTCCAAAACTTTTAGATGACCCAGAAAACGAATTTTACCGTGAAAGAATTATGTTTGCCTCCACTCTTGCAGGAATGGTTATTGCCCAAACAGGTACAACGATTGCACATGCGCTTGGTTATAATCTTACAACTGATAAGGATGTAAAACATGGATTAGCTACGGCGGTATTTTTACCTTTTGAGCTTAGAGAAGCTAGTAAGTTTGTAAAGGAAAAAGTTGATACAGTTCTTAAGATTTTTGATGGTTCACTGTATGAATTTTTTGCTCTTATCGGTTTGAGATTAGATATTAATGTATCTGATGAAGAAATCAATAAATGGGCAAATATTGCATCAACTGCCTCACATATAGCGTCCACACCTGGAAATTACGATTTGGAAAGGATAAAGCTGGCTTACGAAGAAATGAGAGAAAAGTTTGTATTTTAA